From the Armatimonadota bacterium genome, the window GGCGTTGTGCGGAAAGGGATCCCGAGATGAAGAATAGCTCATTCCACCCCTGCGAGAAAAGCAGACGCACTGTAACCTCAGGCTTGAACCTGCGTTCGGCGGCTTTGCTGACGCTGTTCTGGGTTGCCAGCCTGCTGCTGGCAGGCTGTTCGTCTAGCGAACACTCCGGCGACGCCACCGGCGCCGAAATCCGCTTCTGGAACGGCTTCACCGGTCCCGATGGCGCGACAATGGAGAAAATCGTCAAGCAGTTCGAGCGTGAGACGGGCATCCGCGTGAAGATGCAGATTATCCCGTGGGGAACCTACTATGATAAACTGGTGCTCAGCCTTGCCTATGGCGGTGCGCCCGATGTGTTCATCTGCCATGCCAACCGCATTGCCGAGTTCGCCCGATACGGCGTCTTTCGCCCGCTGGACGACCTGATCGATGCCGATAAGGGGTTGCCTGTGCAGGACTTCCTGCCCAACATCTGGCAGGCTGGCAGATACGAGGGCAAGCAGGTGGGACTGCCTCTAGACTGTCACCCACAGGGACTGTACTATAACCCCAAACTGTTCCGCGAGGCGGGCATCGTGGACGCGCAGGGCAATCCCAAACCACCCCAAACTTGGGAAGAGTTTCTGCAAGCTGCCCGCCGCCTGACCCGAGATAAGGACGGCGATGGACGCCCCGACCAGTGGGGCTTCGCCTTCACCTGGCTGCGCACCAACTGGATTACCTTCATCAGCCAGCATGGAGGTTCTATCCTTTCTCCAGACCTGAAACGCGCCACCCTCGCCGAACCGCCTGCGGTCAGGGCTACCCAGCAGATGTGTGACCTCATCTATAAGTATCATGCCGCCCCCAAACCCGAGGGCTTCGACTCGTGGATGGGCTTCCGGCAGGGGCGCGTGGCGATGGCGCTGGAGGGTATCTACATGCTCTCCAGTGTGGAGGAACAAAAGGGGCTGGAATACGCTGGCGCGCCTGTGCCCTCCTTTGGTCCCACACGAGCGACGTGGGGCGGTTCGCACATGCTCTGCATGCCCAAAGACCTTCCGCCCGAACGAGCGCAGCTCGTGTGGCGGTTCATGCGCTACCTTTCCGACCATAGCCTGGACTGGGCGGAGGGAGGGCAGATACCCGTGCGACGCTCGCTGCTGAAACAGCCCCGTTTCCGGCAGATGCGCGTGCAGTACCAGTTCGCGAAGCAATTGCCCTACGTGGTGTTTGAACCCGCTTCGCACAAATCCACCGAAATCATGCCCTTCTACGACGCCGCTATCGAAGCCGCCCTGCTGGGCATCAAGACGCCACAGGACGCGCTGAACGAAGCGGCACGACGCATTCAACAGGTGCTGGATAGACCATGAAACTGCTGACCCTCCCCGCACATAAAAGGCACGAGGCGCTGGTGGGCTATCTGTTCATCATGCCCTATCTGGTGCTATTTGTGCTGTTTGTGCTGGTGCCGGTGGTGTGGGGCTTCTTCATCAGCCTGCACAAC encodes:
- a CDS encoding sugar ABC transporter substrate-binding protein, encoding MKNSSFHPCEKSRRTVTSGLNLRSAALLTLFWVASLLLAGCSSSEHSGDATGAEIRFWNGFTGPDGATMEKIVKQFERETGIRVKMQIIPWGTYYDKLVLSLAYGGAPDVFICHANRIAEFARYGVFRPLDDLIDADKGLPVQDFLPNIWQAGRYEGKQVGLPLDCHPQGLYYNPKLFREAGIVDAQGNPKPPQTWEEFLQAARRLTRDKDGDGRPDQWGFAFTWLRTNWITFISQHGGSILSPDLKRATLAEPPAVRATQQMCDLIYKYHAAPKPEGFDSWMGFRQGRVAMALEGIYMLSSVEEQKGLEYAGAPVPSFGPTRATWGGSHMLCMPKDLPPERAQLVWRFMRYLSDHSLDWAEGGQIPVRRSLLKQPRFRQMRVQYQFAKQLPYVVFEPASHKSTEIMPFYDAAIEAALLGIKTPQDALNEAARRIQQVLDRP